A portion of the Chloroflexota bacterium genome contains these proteins:
- a CDS encoding NapC/NirT family cytochrome c, whose translation MKQYRRYREKLIFLMTAGAIGIILLVIGGYQLLEFTDSTAFCGRLCHDVMYPEYTAHQASPHSRVSCSECHVGSGADYLVRSKVSGTPMLFNTLAGIYHRPIRTPVENLRPARETCEQCHRPDRFAGDLVRVHTTYDIDEANTEQVDTRVLRVGGGELETARDIHWHIAARVWYVPLDRERQEIAWVGVEDTDAQLTEYIDPQRHSEITAELIEGERRLMDCMDCHNRATHIFNSPEELVDAALAQGKIDRELPYIKREALEALEPPSLSLAEANARAEDIKEFYRANYTTIYNEKVTVIEQTVEEVKEIARLTTFPHMKVSWETYIDNSSHLESPGCFRCHGKLVEAISDEKEGEVINADCDFCHYFELE comes from the coding sequence TTGAAACAGTACAGACGATATCGCGAAAAACTGATTTTCCTTATGACCGCAGGGGCTATCGGAATTATTTTACTGGTAATCGGCGGGTACCAGTTGCTTGAGTTTACCGATTCAACGGCCTTTTGCGGCAGGCTCTGCCACGACGTAATGTACCCGGAGTATACGGCACATCAAGCGTCCCCACATTCCAGAGTATCCTGCTCCGAGTGTCATGTCGGTTCAGGGGCTGATTATCTGGTAAGGTCAAAAGTTAGCGGCACTCCTATGTTATTTAACACCCTTGCCGGAATTTATCACCGCCCAATACGAACTCCGGTAGAAAACCTCCGCCCGGCGCGTGAAACCTGTGAACAGTGTCATCGCCCGGATAGATTTGCCGGTGACCTTGTCCGTGTCCACACCACGTATGATATCGATGAGGCAAATACGGAGCAAGTTGATACAAGGGTACTCAGGGTTGGTGGAGGGGAGTTAGAGACCGCCCGTGACATCCACTGGCATATTGCAGCCCGCGTCTGGTACGTTCCTCTCGATAGAGAACGACAAGAAATCGCGTGGGTTGGTGTCGAAGATACAGATGCGCAACTAACGGAGTATATTGACCCACAAAGACATTCAGAAATAACTGCCGAGCTTATTGAAGGTGAGAGACGCCTTATGGATTGCATGGATTGCCACAATCGTGCAACCCATATATTTAATTCTCCTGAAGAACTGGTAGATGCCGCGCTTGCCCAGGGTAAGATAGACAGAGAATTGCCCTACATAAAACGGGAAGCGCTTGAGGCTCTGGAACCGCCCAGTTTGAGCCTGGCTGAAGCAAATGCAAGAGCTGAAGATATCAAAGAATTCTACCGTGCTAATTACACAACAATCTATAACGAAAAAGTAACCGTTATCGAACAGACCGTGGAGGAGGTCAAAGAGATTGCCCGACTTACTACATTTCCTCACATGAAAGTCTCATGGGAAACCTATATCGATAATTCAAGTCATCTGGAATCGCCCGGGTGTTTTAGATGTCACGGCAAGTTGGTAGAAGCAATTAGTGACGAAAAGGAAGGCGAAGTCATCAACGCCGATTGCGACTTTTGTCATTACTTCGAGCTGGAATAA
- a CDS encoding cytochrome b/b6 domain-containing protein, whose protein sequence is MAAITSAVALTRVEEEQIRRFDINQIVQHYGLMSSFILLAVTGLPQKFNEWAISQWWVGLWGGFEVLRAAHRFAAWVIIIICLYHLVYILYSTVILKRPFPVKMIPLPQDFVKFFHEISYFLGFRKGKPEFDRFNWREKFDYWAIFWGMPVMAGSGFIMMYPVFFTKFLPGWIVPSALIAHGDEAILAVTWIFLVHIFFNHFKPKIFPINTSIFTGKVSKERYREEHLLEYEGLLNKEQETAS, encoded by the coding sequence ATGGCGGCAATAACAAGCGCGGTCGCGTTGACAAGGGTTGAAGAAGAACAAATAAGGCGCTTCGACATTAATCAAATAGTTCAGCATTACGGCTTAATGTCCAGCTTTATATTGCTGGCGGTAACGGGACTGCCACAGAAATTTAATGAATGGGCAATCAGTCAGTGGTGGGTAGGTCTTTGGGGGGGATTTGAAGTCTTGAGGGCAGCTCACCGCTTCGCGGCCTGGGTAATCATTATCATTTGCCTTTATCACCTTGTATACATCTTGTATTCAACGGTCATTCTTAAAAGACCTTTCCCGGTTAAAATGATTCCTCTTCCACAGGACTTCGTTAAATTCTTCCATGAAATCTCCTATTTCCTGGGATTCAGAAAAGGGAAACCTGAATTTGACCGCTTCAACTGGAGGGAAAAGTTCGACTACTGGGCAATATTCTGGGGCATGCCGGTGATGGCTGGCTCGGGCTTCATAATGATGTACCCGGTATTCTTTACCAAGTTTCTGCCGGGCTGGATAGTCCCCTCCGCTCTCATAGCGCATGGCGATGAGGCCATACTTGCTGTAACCTGGATATTTCTGGTACACATATTTTTTAACCACTTTAAACCAAAGATATTCCCCATAAACACTTCCATATTTACCGGTAAAGTCTCCAAAGAGCGGTATCGTGAAGAGCATCTCTTAGAATACGAAGGACTACTCAATAAGGAACAGGAAACAGCGAGTTGA